The Clostridia bacterium genome includes the window ACAGGTTGACCCCACAGACGATGGGGGGCAGTTCCAAGATAGAGGTGAATCCTATAGAACGGCTATTTTCTATACTACAGAGGAGCAAAGGCAAAGGGCAGAATTATCGAAGAGAATCATGGATGAGTCTGGAAGATTTCCAGGTCCGATAGTAACACCAATACTTCCAGCTGCTGTGTTTTATGATGCAGAAGAATACCATCAGGATTTCTATATAAAAAGCCCTAAAGAATACAAGGAAGATAGACAGGTTTCTGGTAGAGATGAATTTATAAAGAAATACTGGGGCGATGAATATTATGATATTTATGAATAAGATTGGAGTAACAGTTCAAATATGAAAAACAACTGGAAAAAAGACATCATTCTGTTTTTATCAAGCCAAACCATATCACTTTTTGGTTCTTCTTTGGTTATGTATGCAATCATGTGGTATATTACACTCACTACCAAGTCGGGTGCCATGATGACGATTTCCGCTATTTGCAACTTCCTGCCGACATTTTTCCTTTCGCCCTTTGCAGGGGTGTGGGCAGACCGCTATAATAGGAAACTGCTTATCATTCTGGCTGATGCATTCATTGCAGTAACGACACTGATGATGGCTATTTTGTTTTTACTAGGCTATGATTCCATAGTACTGCTTTTTGTCATGTCTGCTTTCAGGGCAGTGGGTACAGGTATTCAGATGCCGGCTGTCAGCGCTTATATCCCTCAAATAGTTCCGGAGGATAAGCTGACAAAGGTCAACGGCATAAATGGCAGCATTCAGTCCATGGTTATGTTGATTTCTCCGATGATCAGCGGGGCGCTTCTTTCCTTCGCAACCATCGAAGCAATATTTTTCATTGATGTGGTTACAGCAGCTATTGCAGTTATTGTATTGACCTTTTTACTGAAGGTGCCAGCCCATGCCAAAGCACAGAGCCCACAAGCAACCAGTTATTACAAGGATATGCTTGAGGGTATCGCCTATATAAGAACGCATAATTATGTGAAAAAGTTCTTTGTATTCTGTACCTTCTTCTTTTTCTTAATAGCTCCGGTAGCCTTTCTAACTCCGCTTCAGGTTACTAGGACCTTTGGGAGTGATGTATGGCGCTTAACAGCTATAGAAATCACCTTTTCCACCGGAATGATTCTGGGGGGCGTGATTATGGCTTCATGGGGTGGTTTTCGCAATAGAATTCATACGATGACATTTTCATGTTTTATCGTTGGCATCTGTACCTTTGCTTTGGGTGTTGCGCATATATTCTGGCTTTATCTATTGTTCATGGTGATCACTGGTATTTCCATTCCATTTTTCAATACCCCTTCAATGGTTTTGCTGCAGGAAAAAGTTGAACCGGATTTCTTAGGGCGGGTATTTGGCGTTATGGGCATGATTTCAAGCTCGATGATGCCTCTGGGAATGCTGGTATTTGGACCAACAGCTGACGTGATCCGGATAGAGTGGCTGTTAATAGGGACCGGTATTTTATTATTTATTCAAAGCTTTTTCCTAATTGGCAGCAAGGATCTTGTTGAGGCAGGAAAACCAAAGGACATAGCTTAATAGTAAAATCAATATAAAAGTGCTAAGTACCGAAAACATATAACTTCGGACCTAGCACTTTTCTTATTCTGTTTACTGCTCTTTTAGGTTGGTTAGTGGCACTTCTTGTTTGTTCTCAGGTTGATTTAGGGTATGGATATTAGCAGTGTCACTGTTTTCGTTTACGCTTTCAATATAAATTGGTGTTCCATTATAGGTTACATTAATCATATTTGGTGAAGAAGCAATGTCTCTTGCACGTTTTTGATCCATAGCATGAACCTCCTATTTAATCTATTACCTATTTAGTTTTTACATTAAGTTAATCAACTATTCTTTTATGAGGAGGTGCAAACAATTTATCAAGTGCCTTTTCAATTTTTGCATTACTTGAAGCATTCAGCCAGTTTTCTTTAATTATTACATGCCGGCAGTTATTGGGCTTGGTATTTAAGTAGCTGTAAATTATTTGAGACTCATCGATTGCTTCTCTATCGACTTCTATTGAACCTTTTTGAGTTTTATTATTAAAGTAGGCCAAAACATTGGTTTTCATAATAATTTTTAATTCTTCGAAATCAATATCTTCCAGAGAGTATTTTTCACTAAAAAGCACTTTATTTCCCTTGATTAGGAAAAGCTTAACCCTGTCCTCACTCAAGTGCTCAAGTACAACAATATTTTTATTCTTTTTTGTGTACTCTACAACTTTAGCCTTGCCAATCAGATAGTTTACTGCACGTATATAATCTCTATACTTAGCAGCCTTTTCAAAATCGAGCTTCTCTGAGGCGCTATCCATATTGTATTCCATTGCTTCAATAATGCTTTTATCTGTTCCGCTTAACAGCTTTACTATCTTGTCAAGGATAGCAAGGTACTGCCCTCGCGGAGCATCATCCATACATATGCCAATACACAAGCCTAAGGAATAATTCAAACAAGATGAAGACTTCCGTGAAGCACTGGTACATAATATCTTACAGCATTCTTTTATGCCTTGAAGGCCTCTCTCTACTGTATTCTTATTTGTGTACGGCCCAAAATACAGATTTCCGTCGCTTTTGCTGGATTCACTTAATGTTTCAATAGAGGGATACTCTTCGCTAATATTTATCTTTATAAAAGAATAAGATCTGGGACTCTTCAATAGTCTGTTATAAATTGGGTTGATTTCCTTTATTAATTTATTTTCCAGCATAAATGCTTCGAATTCCGTATCAGTAAGTATATAGTCGAAGTCTTTTAAATGCTTAACTAATTTCACAACCTTGGGCGGATGCGACTTTGAGTTTTGAAAATACGATCCGACTCTGCTTTTCAGATTTTTTGATTTCCCGACATAAAGCACACTATCAAGAGAATCTTTCATAAGATATACCCCTGTAGAAGAAGGGAGTTTCTTAATTTTTTCTTTTAAGTCCATACTAGCTCCTCCCTAAAAATATTGTAATTTTATTTTCACTATTTGAATGTTAAGCTAGGCAATGCAAGTTTTGCTGCTACTATATTTTATCATAATCATGGAGGCAAGCATATGAGCCGTTTAGAATTGCTGTAAAGAACCAGATATGGTAATATTACCGTATCTGGTTTAAATTTTTAAGCTAGTAATATTCGCAATAATTGAAAGATAAGAGGATATATAAAGTGAGTTATTTTGATTCCTATAAAGGGCTTCCGAAAAGCATTTACGTCATATTTTTCGCTCAAGTGATCAATCGCTTTGGTGATTTTGTACTGCCGTTTCTGAGTTTGTTTCTGGTTAAGAAGCTGGGGCTAAGCTATCAGAGTGCCGGAGTTGCAGTTATGCTGACTTCGCTTTCATCAATTCCCGGTTCTTTTGCCGGCGGGAAAATCGCAGACCATTTAGGACGTAAGAAGGCTTATGCGGCTTTTCAGTTGAGTGCGGCCATATGTTTATTCTTCTGCGCATTTCTGGGGAATCCTCAAATTATAATAGCTCTTATCTGTATGTCTTCATTTTTCAATGGAGGAGTTCGTCCAATCATATCGGCTATCATAACAGATGTTTTACCTGCTGAAAAGAGGCAAATGGGATTTTCGATGTCTTATTTGGGAATAAATTTGGGTGTATCGCTGGGGCCGCTTGTTGCAGGTTTTTTATTCAACCACTATATACCTTTAATATTCATCGGTGATGCAATAACCTCATTGCTGGCAGTCACCCTCGTTATGATTAATATTAAGGAGACCTTGCCTGATTATTCTGACGACAAAAGCGCAAGAGATGAAGAAAAGAACGAAGCAGGCAATGTATTTTCTATTTTATTGAGAAGGCCCAAAATCCTGGTCTTTCTAATAATCAATACAGTTTTAAGCGTTGTCTATACGCAGCATAATTTTTCATT containing:
- the msrA gene encoding peptide-methionine (S)-S-oxide reductase MsrA, with translation MSDVKSGEKYETAIFAGGCFWCMVSPFDVLDGITEVKSGYTGGHKENPTYKDVKTQTSGHYEVVKIIYDPDVISYDKLLQAYWRQVDPTDDGGQFQDRGESYRTAIFYTTEEQRQRAELSKRIMDESGRFPGPIVTPILPAAVFYDAEEYHQDFYIKSPKEYKEDRQVSGRDEFIKKYWGDEYYDIYE
- a CDS encoding H-type small acid-soluble spore protein, coding for MDQKRARDIASSPNMINVTYNGTPIYIESVNENSDTANIHTLNQPENKQEVPLTNLKEQ
- a CDS encoding MFS transporter: MKNNWKKDIILFLSSQTISLFGSSLVMYAIMWYITLTTKSGAMMTISAICNFLPTFFLSPFAGVWADRYNRKLLIILADAFIAVTTLMMAILFLLGYDSIVLLFVMSAFRAVGTGIQMPAVSAYIPQIVPEDKLTKVNGINGSIQSMVMLISPMISGALLSFATIEAIFFIDVVTAAIAVIVLTFLLKVPAHAKAQSPQATSYYKDMLEGIAYIRTHNYVKKFFVFCTFFFFLIAPVAFLTPLQVTRTFGSDVWRLTAIEITFSTGMILGGVIMASWGGFRNRIHTMTFSCFIVGICTFALGVAHIFWLYLLFMVITGISIPFFNTPSMVLLQEKVEPDFLGRVFGVMGMISSSMMPLGMLVFGPTADVIRIEWLLIGTGILLFIQSFFLIGSKDLVEAGKPKDIA
- a CDS encoding MFS transporter, translated to MSYFDSYKGLPKSIYVIFFAQVINRFGDFVLPFLSLFLVKKLGLSYQSAGVAVMLTSLSSIPGSFAGGKIADHLGRKKAYAAFQLSAAICLFFCAFLGNPQIIIALICMSSFFNGGVRPIISAIITDVLPAEKRQMGFSMSYLGINLGVSLGPLVAGFLFNHYIPLIFIGDAITSLLAVTLVMINIKETLPDYSDDKSARDEEKNEAGNVFSILLRRPKILVFLIINTVLSVVYTQHNFSLPMMLDSVFGSSGASNYGITMSVNALTVITMTMFITHAIRKWKPLSAIAMSGLLYAIGFGMITFIHTMSLYILATLIWTIGEIMIVTNFGVYIANNTPQNYRARFNAVTSLSWAIGAALGTSLIGRYMDYFGVRAVWPLTFFLGLLGAAGMYLLKMKTEKADAVDVQHSSISE
- a CDS encoding UvrB/UvrC motif-containing protein — protein: MDLKEKIKKLPSSTGVYLMKDSLDSVLYVGKSKNLKSRVGSYFQNSKSHPPKVVKLVKHLKDFDYILTDTEFEAFMLENKLIKEINPIYNRLLKSPRSYSFIKINISEEYPSIETLSESSKSDGNLYFGPYTNKNTVERGLQGIKECCKILCTSASRKSSSCLNYSLGLCIGICMDDAPRGQYLAILDKIVKLLSGTDKSIIEAMEYNMDSASEKLDFEKAAKYRDYIRAVNYLIGKAKVVEYTKKNKNIVVLEHLSEDRVKLFLIKGNKVLFSEKYSLEDIDFEELKIIMKTNVLAYFNNKTQKGSIEVDREAIDESQIIYSYLNTKPNNCRHVIIKENWLNASSNAKIEKALDKLFAPPHKRIVD